CTTGCTGCTTTTGTGGAGGAAGAGACTGGGGGCAAGGGCATTGCAGAATTCATTGCCCGGATGCCTTTCAAACTTCCAGATGGGGAAATCCTCAACATCACCGGAGCAGTGGTGGGAGAGCCCAGCAGCAATCAGGTGATGCTCGGGCACCGAGGGGTGTCCCATGTCACTCTGGTGTTCAGGGGCGCGGCGCACCATGCTTCTTTTGGATTGCACGACCAGAACCCCATGTTTGAGCTCGGGGAGTTCCTGGGCCGCCTGAGGCAGTATGACCTTCCTGTGCATCCCATTGTTGGAGAGCACACCCTGGCCCCCACCCAGGTGACCTGTGACAGTGGTTCGGAGAACGTCACCTCCAACACGGTCAGTCTGGTGCTCGACTGGCGCAGCACCAGCACACCAGAAGAAATGCGCCAGATCCTCAAAAGGCTGACTTCGGGCCTCAGGGTGGATTACGAGGTCAGTGAGCTCTGGACCCTCAAGAACACACCGGGCTTCCACATCGAACCGGACCATCCGCTGGTGCAAAAACTGTACCGCCATGTGCGGGAGGTGCACGAGGCATTTGGCATCTGGAATTTTGCCACCGATGGGCGTTACACCCATGCCCAGGGCATTCCCACAGTGGGTTTTGGCCCGGGCAATCCCAGACTGGCCCACACCGTGCATGAGCACATCCTGCTGGAAGAACTGGAGCAACATGTGAGGGTGTTGCAGGCTTTTCTCCTCGACCCTCAGTAAAGAGTCACTGCTGTTTCAGGTCAGGGTTTCATGCTCTGGCCTGTTCTGCAAA
Above is a genomic segment from Deinococcus cellulosilyticus NBRC 106333 = KACC 11606 containing:
- a CDS encoding M20 family metallopeptidase, translating into MFEGLSFLRELLTIRSYTGSEQAIGQRVVQEMQTLGFDHAYLDESGNAIGVVRGQKRGEALLLISHLDHVHEGDTTLWEHPPYDAVLEKNVLHGRGTVDIKGPLSAQLYALAGLIQRGERPVQDVVLAAFVEEETGGKGIAEFIARMPFKLPDGEILNITGAVVGEPSSNQVMLGHRGVSHVTLVFRGAAHHASFGLHDQNPMFELGEFLGRLRQYDLPVHPIVGEHTLAPTQVTCDSGSENVTSNTVSLVLDWRSTSTPEEMRQILKRLTSGLRVDYEVSELWTLKNTPGFHIEPDHPLVQKLYRHVREVHEAFGIWNFATDGRYTHAQGIPTVGFGPGNPRLAHTVHEHILLEELEQHVRVLQAFLLDPQ